One Helicoverpa zea isolate HzStark_Cry1AcR chromosome 30, ilHelZeax1.1, whole genome shotgun sequence genomic window, TTTCTCATCTTTGTATGGACTTTCTCTATGCCAGTCATCCCCTGCCTCGTTTTTTCCCCGGTCCCCTGCACCAGTATAATCCCCTCCTCCGTTCTTGCCCCGTTGTCCTATCCCCTTATCATCCCCTTCTTTACTTTTATCAATTTTCTTTACAGGTGGCTCATCCTCCAGTTTTTTATCTTCCACGTCTTTCTCtgctattttcttatttttttctgcaCTCTCTTCCCACTGTCTATACTTCTTCTCACTTTCGTCCACCTTTTGATCTTCTATTTGACTCTTGTCGTCTTCCCTTGGGTTCTTATTCCCGGAATTAAAATTTCCTCCTCCACTACCTTCGTGGTACCTTTCAACGCTTTTATGTTCAGGTTTACTTGGTCTACTTTCTTTAGATTCcccgttattattattatattcctcTCTCTTAGTCCACGACTCTTCTTTCTTATCTACCGGTGTAGTTCTCTCTTCGTAACTccctttctttattttataatcatcTCTGTAACTATTCTCTTCCTTATCTTCTCTTAATGGACTCTTTTCTCTCTCACTTTTTCCTCTATCTTCATTTGATTGTTTTACTTCTTCGTTAACGTTATCATCTTTTTCTTGCTGCTTTTGTGGGCGAGGATATTCTTCTTTATTCGGCTCATTCTCAGTACTTTTACCTAATGCCAGTGGTTCATTATGTGTGTCATCATGCTCTGTATTATCTTCTTTCTGTCCTTCTTCCTTCTCTATTTCTCTGATCTTCAAGTCTATATCATCTGCGGCTGttgtttcttcttcttcttcctcatcAGGGAAGCTTGGTTGAAAGGTTCCCTCTTGGTCAGATTTGGGTATGAGTTGGTCTATCATGTCGGTTGGATTCTTGGTATTTTCTATTGACTCGATTACTGGTTCTACTGCAAGGGGTTAATCGTCAGAAATATGatttataagtatataataaagatttataaatAGCAAATAACTTACGATTCTCAAGATCACCAAATTCTTCGAATCGCctttttgatttctttttgtGCTTTTTTTCCAAAGaattgaattcaaaataatctaGGGAGATTGAGGCGTCATATATGGGCTTTCTGAAAACAGAAATGTTATAATTATGATGACAAAACCTATTGCAAATGGCTGCtgttgatctctctccggtggtgtcggattgtcgtcccatcgcgctgtgagagtgaaggaatagtgagtgctcctgtgtccaagcaaatgcttgtgcactataatatgtcctgcgcagctggctgctCTCCTTGGAGAGAACAGTCGCTATGGCTGATGATTATTacagtccttaaaaccaagattttcgTAAGTGCAATTTTCTTtgcaaattactttattttataaactgaagagtttgtttggttATTTGTTTGAACCCATTACAATATCAGGAAGTACTGGTTCCTTATAATATACAGCTACCCTGATACATGAAGTATGTTTAAGAAGATAGGATAGTTTTGTGAAAGggcaacaaaacaaacaagcaaactcactctcacattaaaatttatttaaaaaacaactgCTTACTTCATTCTCTTCTTTCTTTCTGCTTTCCTCTTCTGCTTTCTAAAGTATTCTTCTAAAACTTCTGGATTGTCTATGACATGGTATCTGACATTTGAAGCCAGTTGCTGATAGCCGTCACCTTCGTAATCATGTCTTTTGTCCGGGTGAGGGAAATTGTATGCATCGCCTAAGAGGTGCTGTAGACTCTTCGCGAAATGTCGGCGCTCACTCTTATCTAAAAAAATAGAACTTTAAAAAAAGGtttcggaaactataagtaacTATAgattctgccagcagtttcatcGGTGTCCCATGGAAACTAGCTACTTCACACTtcgtaatctatactaatattataaagaggaaaactttgtttgtttggttgtaatggataaactcaaaaactactggaccgattttaaatattctttcaccattagaaagctatattttctgcgagtaacataggctatattttatcccggtgcgggcagtagcaccctcgggacgcgggtgaaaccgcgggaaaacattATGGATAAACTGAACAAAACTCCTTTAAAACACTCCTTTTTTTAGCAGTCAGAGgaattcttattctttattgcacacttaacaataaatacataaaaagaatacagacagtttatgtacaatggcgagcttaacccagaattgggttcacttacagccaaccttaaagccatagagagattcgatagtggtagggtagattcaaaaaaagtgcacaacaaacattaataaccaaacaaaaaaaaatatatataaaataacaatatactaaacatatatatgtagtaaaactacacaatacataaacataatacatataaaaatatatattatatatatacatacgaatcatatacatatatatcaatatatatatcatTCATGTCATCAGAGTTTCCTCAAACCCGACTGACGGCCTCTgtcgtggaattgtaacaacgactgctactgggTAACATTACGAACGCTGGCTTCGCCTGCCTCGGCCACGGGGATATAACACCACCAACAAATAGACTCCTGTGGTGTCATTCTGTAAGACTTCATTCTtaacttcgcatctgaatccgccgtgagtttcgtgattggtattctcaaactacactagcgctactcttgcgagcgtgtttgcgagttaaACTAAATTATACTCGagtttttgacagataaagtatgagatctatgactttaaaaactttttgaaccgaatgcgaagtgagagtgaatagcgaagtgaaatgcgagttgttgtctgaattttatagaatcgacgttcTGCTTTGTGAATGTTTTTAAACCCACAATGTGTTTTTGACCCAGGAATCCAACCCAGAACCCCGTACACGGCAAAGGGAACAACGACTGTTTGGACTCTACCTAGGCAACGAACCGGGCCCTCGTACCACTGCTACCAACAAAGCGCTTATCAGGTCATTTCTATAACCGATCTATCTTTTGCCTTCTCACAATAgcaagcaaaacaacagatagattaTTACAACCCCCCTTATTTCTTACCTTTTCTCTTTCGTAACAGGTCATCCCCTCTCGGTAGGAACGCTAAAGAGTCTCCATTGTACATGCTGTTGACAAAGTTGATAATTTCTGCAGTTTTAGATGTCCTGATGGCATCCTTCTCACGGGGAAGAGGCGTGGTGCTGGGCGGGACTGCTGATATGCGTTGTAAGATGTgggctgaaaaaaaaattggttggtAGTATGTCTCATACTACTACATATCCTACTTAGATTATATGGGTTGGACCACATCTGGCAGCACGGAATCGCATTTGTTCAGCTTATGCTACCACGTGCTGCGAACTAGAACTGGAACTGATACTGTGAACTGGGGAAAGGATGCGTTCAGCTTTCTGGAGTCTCCCTGCCGACCATTGCATTTTGTCCGTGATGCCGATCGCCTCGAGGATTCCGCCGCGTGCTATCGCATTATGCTTTCTGTCTCGGTCTAGCAAATGGCAGTTCTAAGAGACAGAATTAAAAAGGGCGACGGAAAAAGGCGATTCCGTGCTGCCAGATGTGGTCCAACCCTAAATATGAAAATTTGTGAGAAAGTAAGGatgtatatttgttattctttcatttTACAGATCTATTGCAGATTACagattatttatagaaaaaaagcGTGTTTTTGGGATCAGTAATTAAAACTCCCTGCCCTAGCGGGAaatcttttgtttataaattgtgTTTTGAACGGTAGTCTAAAAGTGCTTAATTTCTCCTTTTTCTACTTACcaatataacacaaaaaaattaaaaacttcatttttaaatcctatcacattttcaaacaaaaattgtTCTACTTCGTCAAATTGTTAAATATTACCTTAtctatgaaattaaattaaattcaaaccaTAACCAAACATGATCAGatattttttatcgtcccactaccGGGCACAGACctatgttggcttccagtctaacagcatgcagctgagtatactcatcggcacgaatcttgagctctgaccttcacctgcgcagaagtaatttattgggtcccttttgtagtatgaagtgaggcgcgggggcgggctaaagcagtgattggcccgcagtgcatcgcgtcatagccgtcactcgggattggttttttgctaataaatcacttccgcgcagatgtaggtcagagctcaagattcgtgcggATAACTATACCAGtatgccacatggagcgactgcctatctgatctcctcaacccagttacccgggaaacccgaTACCAACCGgcaagactagttgtcagacttaccggcttctgactacccataacgacagccaaagatgttcaaatgacagccgggtccaatttatcgtgccttccgaaacacggaggaactcgtcataacAAGATGGTTGCTTGTAACATGATCATTCGACACATGTGGCTGTCACTTAGCCACGAGACCACTTAGTACTTGTATTAATTAGGTTGCAGGTGTAGATAATTCAAAACATTCCAATATTGATTACTATTTAATCTTAATGAGAGATCTTTCGTATCAATGACTGATAAATAAATTGCCTGATAAATCGCCAGTAGTGCTCAGGGTCTAAAATTTCATACTTTGTTCTTCCTGCTCTATTCCAAAGTTATTTTGGGTATGCActaatatattattagtattcTATTAATCTCTGTCAGCCGTTATActaacatccactcccttcttattcatgtcatcttttaggcaatcaatccatcttttaaTCGGTTTACCTCTGCTTCGCCATCCTcccacattcatacttaacaCAACTTTTGTAGCATGCGATACATATCGTACGTCTCATCACATACCACGACAAACGCTGGCCTCTTATTTCTTCTTTCACGAGAACGCTCCTGACAGTCGCTTTTACAATTCCATGTCAGAGGCCGCCAAGGgtatttgagaaaactctgacaccagggcTTGCTAGgtaattaaacctgcagctcactcgataaggaGGTTGAAAACTCAATCCTTTCATCAAAACAATACTAATTACGTAATGAAAACAGGTGTCTCTTATCTTgcgtaattttaaatgtttttgctaTCACTGACCCTGAATATATCACTGATTGAGAAATAgatcaaattaattgaaaataacaatagtaaATGTCACAGGCGCGCGGATCGATGGGTCATACGGTTAAGCCACACTTGGCGCGGTCACTCCGTGGATGACCTTCttttcatgacgagttcctccgtgtctCGAAAGGCACAATATACTAGTTgcaatttgaacatctttggcagtcgttatgggaaGTCGgcaaactgggttgaggagatcagataggcggTCGTTCCATGTGGCACACCCCAACaaagtttggaaaaggctaggcagatgatgactatcaccaataaaagaaaataggtattctaatataggtattttttataaaagctgTCAGTCATTTCattacattattaattttattgactttattaattaatcttgccgcggttccacccgctcCCCGgtggaacttcttcccgtagccggacaaaatataatcaatgTAACTCGGGGATAGTCTCGCTGAAGGGCACGCCGTTATCGCGGCGATAAGGCCCGTAatgaaggagtggctggagagaAGCCACGGCGCCCTCAGCTTCCGCCTGACACAGGTTCTCACCGGACATGGttgtttcggaaagttcctgtgtcgcataggccgggAGCCCACGCCCGAATGCCACCATTGTGGCACCGGCAACGAAGATTCGGCGCTGCATACGTTGGCGGAGTGCCCAGCttgggcaacgcagcgccgtgatTTAACTGCGGTACTGAATGCTGCGGGAAAtctttcgctgccggccgtCGTGTCTTGCATGGTCAGCAGCGAAGAAGAGTggaatgccgtcgcctccttttgcgAGGAGGTGATGGCtttaaaggaggcggcggaaagggTGAGAGAATCTGCTAcctctctccccgcccgcagcagacgtagggggcgtcgcagggtggctgatctccggccaccatagggcgcggcctgcggacgacagactaggggcgtctgtcgtccgatcagaaacaggcctcgagacggtggcgttgtgttgcgcgcgcctctcttagTGGAGTTACTGTGGCCGCTGGTTGACGGCCACAGAGggtgacggggcccgccttcgaacatctggcgggccaatacctgtcgggggtgcggaagaatgcttcggcgatacccgtgccctcgacaacaGGTAATTGGAGGCAACACCAGGtagggtttttagccggtaagagtccggcacacccctccaccTACCCCAGGTGGAGtacagtccatgaggattttcccccctgacaaaaaaaaaataaaatagtctcGCTGAAAATACAGTGAAAtgaaacacacaaacaaacaaaaaaatgtttactctttattataataatgtagatGACTTGCTTCATATTTCGACAATGACCAAAACTTTGGTTTTTCCATAGATAATCATTGTCCACTCTAAATAACGTCATTGGGTACCTATAGTTAATGTATTCCTATCATATCTATTtcccgctgtttcacccgcgtcctgtaaAAGTGAAAGTACTTTATAGTTTTTGTATACCCCGTATTTTTATTTGcacatattttttcctttttctgTGGATGTTATCTTGTGTGtcgaaataaatggtttttctttgtttcttacTTCTTGCACCCCAAAAAACCGATAAGTTGGTGTTAGTATACAGGAATTTGAAAATTCTTAATCTCAAGGAAGAGCCTTACCCGTTTTGTAACATCATGAACAAAAactgtgtttttaattttggtttatcacgggaaactacttcccgtgtccgaataaaatatagcctacgttactcgaagataatgtagcttcccaacagtgaaatattttttcagtttcggagcctttagtgtacaaacaatataacatttttttttctattaaaagtatacctatacttatttatactaatatttatcTATATCTACAGATAAATAATGGACAGAAGTGGACCCGGGGGAAACAGCAAGTATTATCACAAATCTGAgataataattatcataatcAAGAAATAATTAGcagtcaacaaattaattagTATTAGTATATCGTGAGCCATGCAGACCTATAGTACTATATTGTTTTGTGTCTTCGCGGCTGTatcaggtaataaaaattcagtcTCATACCAAcgaaaatcatatttaaaacaaatctaAGCATACTtttgttataaagctgaagagtttgtttgaacttgCAGCTGCTGGAtcaattagaaaaaaatctgTGTCAGACAGCCCATTTATAGAGTAATGGACACACTCAAAGACATTCCTTAGTACAGAATTTCTGTAAGAATCTGtgactaaggagtgacttaagtaatcatacACAGCCTTCCTTATAAAcgttaataagtaatacttaggggctgtttaagaaaattcttacttataaacgttgcttaagcatgtcttaactaacatttaatcactgcttaagaggacgaattggaaattttggcgccaaggatctcaatttttagggttccgtagccaaaatggcaaaaacggaacccttatagtttcgtcatgtccgtctgtccgtctgtccgtctgtccgtctgtcacagccgatttactcggaaactataagtactacagtgatgaaatttgatgggaatatgtgttgtatgaaccgctacaaaaatatgacactaaatagtaaaaaaaagaattgggggtggggccccccatacatgtaactgagggatgaaattttttttttcgatgtacatacccgtgtggggtatcaatggaaaggtcttttaaaatgatataaagttttctaaaaaacatttttcttaaagtgaacggtttttgagatatcagctctcaaagtcgtaaaaagtatgtccccccccctctatttttataactacggggtataaaattctaaaaaaaatagaggtgatgcatgctaattaactctttcaacgatttttggtttgatcaaagtatctcttatagtttttgagataggttgatttaactgtaatttacggaacccttcgtgcacgagtccgactcgcacttggccggttttttttctcagtaaatacaaaacggatcaaaatacaacttggttacctgaaagttcatgatataatagttatttgttatacaagagtgcaaagttgctttttaaccgcgggctcaattttgatgaccgagcaagcgaaggatactaaaattgaaacacgagcgtagcgagtgtttcaataattagaatcctgagcgatagcgagggaatcaaaagaacacaaggtgaaaaatctttgcactcgagtgcaacacgtaacttttcatcccacctcatcgaggaaatttatAAACtcgaaaaaagaaaatggcacgcacgtcacacatggcaaattaaaaagatgtaggtacctatttttatttatgcaaaaactcagtttaaaaatgtaatgaggtttaaaatcgacctcaaaacaataaaaaataataatttcattccacttcatcgaggaaattactaaatgtaaaaaaaaacaaaatggcgcgcacatatgagcatcaaattaaaaagaagtacctattaaagttcatttttttgaaaactctgtttaaaaatgaaacgagtttaaaaatctatgtaaaaacaataataaaaattacttaattaattgaataattattttaagcagtattttatttgtttaatatgtatttgtttgaaaagtcttatcaagattgtcacaaatggagtattggacacgatgttctaaattcaaatcactttgccgctctagaggataaaaacggcttttgcgctcagatatcaaagggcaaaactactctttccgagatggtgggatgaaaatcttatttgttagacttcaaaacatgatgaggtaacttttataacagagaaaaatatatcaaacatacctcttttcaaccgacttcaaaaaaaggaggaggttctcaattcggctgtatttttttttttttttttttttttttttatgtttgttactcgatttctcaaagacgcctggaccgatttcaaaaattctttttttatttgaaagggtatgcttgtcatttggtcccatcgtcatcaggtcaggatctgatgatggaaaccctgagaaatcgagggcaaccttcgaaagttgtaggcatacttagagtaaaaacttgacaTTCAGGTgcatgcctgaaagcactattcaacagtgaaggtttgaagctgacctgatgatggagaccagagaggatcgagggaactcgacaactgaatatgtaaactacctcgtgtttgggcttatattatttgtattgacgagacctttgcaacagtgcaggtttggagctgacctgatgatggagaccagagaaggtcgagggaattcgacaactgaatatgtaaaatatctcGTTTTTGgccttatattctttgtattgatgagaactttccacatatatggatagtgacaactattcctATCACTgaaaagttgtaaataaaaaacttttttacaaaaaaattaaaccgacttccaaaaacactaaaaagtaaaaaaaaaaaacgaattttaggtgcatcggcctagaagtcggtggcaaaattaacttagtaacatccattagacaccgacttctaggccgatgcacctaaaattcgttttttttttttactttttagtgtttttggaagtcggtttaatttttttgtaaaaaagttttttattaaaaagagattcacatattatgggcaaacgggaccgatttaagcctcttaacttttttagtagttgagtatatacaaactctttaaaattgtggaaggaatttttatcaaattatcgtttctaaataataaaattacaaaaccattttgtcgcttacgacttttagttataagctagcgcgcgtattgtaatcctcgccccgctcagacgctccgtcccctcttggcgccttagatgcacgtgccggttatggaattattgtttagcaattcgtcgccttaagactttaagtagtgattagttaaaatgttactTAGTAGGTGATTAGAGGTTTTTATACGCTTTTAGGCtatataggctttttatccggcaGTGGAAAGTAGTTTCCCCGgtaagcgggtgaaaccgctggtagaaCCTTGTAGATTCCGCGAAGACAATGTGCGTACATTAACATGAGTATAGCTCACCCACTTTTATGAGATAAAGCATCTATAAGACTACCCTCACAAATTGCCTTTACCAAGTTTATATAcctttacagccttacttataaacgtgaattaaataataagtaatacttaagggctgtttaagaatattcctacttataaacgttgcttaagcatgtcttaactaacatttaatcactacttaaggctttaagtagtgattagttaaaatgttgcttagaaggtgattagagatttttataagtaagggagTATATCTTTATTAAGTTCAGTCCTGTATTAACTTACATCtctgctgtatttttttttcaaaagagcTCTTCATTATCTCCACTAAAAAAACTAACTCGTTGtccccgacagggtccataattgttttcATTTACTTTGACCCACCAACTTTGTCCAcgttatggaatgcaataaggTTATTGAATATTCTATGATTCATACCCCTGTATTGTGCCAATAAAAAACTGTTAACCTAAAGTTCCAATTTCAGCGCTCCCTCACGACCCGATCCTCAGAAAGCTTGACGATGGAGCTCGCTACCAATACGTGCAAGGTTCTGATGGCACTCCTCACTTAGTAGACTTATGGATGAAGGCCAGTGACGTGGCTGAGGCGGCCAGATATAATCCTGAGAGACAGAATGTCTACCATTTGTTTACCAGGTAAAAAGTC contains:
- the LOC124644387 gene encoding cylicin-1-like, producing MNVGGWRSRAHILQRISAVPPSTTPLPREKDAIRTSKTAEIINFVNSMYNGDSLAFLPRGDDLLRKRKDKSERRHFAKSLQHLLGDAYNFPHPDKRHDYEGDGYQQLASNVRYHVIDNPEVLEEYFRKQKRKAERKKRMKKPIYDASISLDYFEFNSLEKKHKKKSKRRFEEFGDLENLEPVIESIENTKNPTDMIDQLIPKSDQEGTFQPSFPDEEEEEETTAADDIDLKIREIEKEEGQKEDNTEHDDTHNEPLALGKSTENEPNKEEYPRPQKQQEKDDNVNEEVKQSNEDRGKSEREKSPLREDKEENSYRDDYKIKKGSYEERTTPVDKKEESWTKREEYNNNNGESKESRPSKPEHKSVERYHEGSGGGNFNSGNKNPREDDKSQIEDQKVDESEKKYRQWEESAEKNKKIAEKDVEDKKLEDEPPVKKIDKSKEGDDKGIGQRGKNGGGDYTGAGDRGKNEAGDDWHRESPYKDEKQTTKEKITTKENEWDLRDKKKKKNQYHSEHDSYKNKRNDYDDDRKRKRPEWDTKNIDADEFTKKQDKNDDERGKKDEGKTDNQRDHRDSDWGNKKDDRETKKDSRWDNQDDWNKKDNQRDKKNSDRNIKDNDWDKPNSRNKKEDEWNKKDNRNQKDDDWNRKDKDMNKRNDDRNIDYDRPKKNNRDDGWDRKENQWDKKDSNRNKNNDWGKKDDDWDKPNNRNKKDDWDKPNNRNKKDNWDKPDNRNKKDDDWDKPENRNKKDNWDKPDNRNNKDDWDKPDTRNKKDDWDKPNTRNKKDDWDKPNTRNKKDDWDNPNTRNKKDDWDKPDNSNKKDNFNKKDDWNTPDKKTDKRDDNKKPVQKNDWDKVGALSPKPDWGQYDMSKKNLKTDSSEKKTKKNDDYNTDYGKPKKKKSSWDNYVPKNDDYYQPKKKHHDIYDERPRNNPPANFGAFGRTPIPFAGKKRIYAD
- the LOC124644388 gene encoding uncharacterized protein LOC124644388 yields the protein MKEWLERSHGALSFRLTQVLTGHGCFGKFLCRIGREPTPECHHCGTGNEDSALHTLAECPAWATQRRDLTAVLNAAGNLSLPAVVSCMVSSEEEWNAVASFCEEVMALKEAAERINNGQKWTRGKQQVLSQI